The following are encoded together in the Triticum dicoccoides isolate Atlit2015 ecotype Zavitan chromosome 6B, WEW_v2.0, whole genome shotgun sequence genome:
- the LOC119325237 gene encoding S-(+)-linalool synthase, chloroplastic-like → MAAAHVFSSSVQPLHHSASPVAGNGGWSGRNRSFFRPSTVICPGREPPSDVLSDDFDFQESLTNVQALLHHRQTSRRGLLTTVDHLKRLCIDYYFQDEIDTIMDSCADLIHSDDLLDATLSLRLMREAGYYVSADDVLRKFRNDNGDFNLGLSKDIRGLLSLQDMSHLNVGESSLYNANEFSSRHLRFAIKYLEPNLARYVRRSLDHPYHVSLMQYKARHQLSFLQNMPTRNMAIENLALAEFTIKKLQHQREMQEVKRWWMDLGLTQEIPAARDHILKWYMWPMTVLEGLSFSRYRIEITKIISMVYIVDDIFDLVATQEELSLFTEAIKMWDLAAVDSLPSYMRSCYKALYTITSDIADMVSKEHGLSPINHLKKAWATLFNGFMIEGKWLSTNQIPTSEDYLRNGIVTSGAPLVFMHLLFMLGHELTEGNNDDIHRIISCPAKIMRLWDDMGSAKDESQNGLDGSYKELYQRENPSGDVEKHMLEMIGSEWECMNRECFSWTKSTLSHSFIIASLNFARMVRVMYGYDEQKLPVLEDYTRMLLF, encoded by the exons ATGGCTGCTGCGCATGTCTTCTCCTCCTCCGTTCAGCCACTGCACCATTCGGCTTCACCGGTGGCCGGAAATGGTGGCTGGAGCGGACGCAACCGTTCCTTCTTCCGCCCATCAACGGTGATATGTCCCGGGCGAGAGCCTCCGTCAGATGTGCTGTCCGATGATTTTGACTTCCAG GAAAGCCTAACGAATGTTCAAGCATTGCTGCATCACCGTCAGACGAGTCGACGAGGATTATTGACCACTGTTGATCACCTCAAACGCCTCTGCATCGACTACTATTTCCAAGACGAGATCGACACCATCATGGACTCATGTGCAGATCTCATCCATAGTGATGATCTGCTTGATGCAACCCTTTCCTTGAGGCTGATGAGAGAAGCGGGATATTATGTTTCGGCAG ACGATGTTCTTCGAAAGTTCAGAAACGATAATGGCGATTTCAACCTTGGCCTCAGCAAAGACATTAGAGGATTGCTCAGCTTGCAAGACATGTCACACCTCAACGTAGGAGAATCATCACTCTACAATGCAAATGAATTCTCAAGCAGGCATCTTAGATTTGCAATTAAGTATCTGGAGCCAAACCTTGCAAGATATGTAAGGCGGTCACTAGACCATCCCTATCATGTGAGCCTGATGCAATACAAGGCAAGGCACCAGCTGAGTTTCCTTCAGAACATGCCCACTAGGAACATGGCAATTGAGAATTTGGCACTTGCAGAGTTTACGATTAAGAAGTTGCAGCATCAGAGAGAAATGCAAGAGGTTAAGAG ATGGTGGATGGATCTAGGATTGACTCAAGAAATTCCGGCCGCAAGGGACCACATTCTTAAATGGTACATGTGGCCCATGACCGTCCTCGAGGGTTTATCCTTCTCTAGATATCGGATTGAGATCACAAAGATCATATCCATGGTCTACATTGTGGATGACATCTTTGATCTTGTCGCCACACAAGAGGAGCTTTCCCTCTTTACTGAGGCGATCAAAAT GTGGGATCTTGCGGCTGTTGATTCACTCCCGAGCTACATGAGATCATGTTACAAGGCTCTTTACACTATCACAAGTGATATCGCTGATATGGTCAGCAAAGAGCATGGATTGAGCCCTATCAATCATCTCAAGAAAGCA TGGGCAACTTTGTTTAATGGATTCATGATCGAGGGAAAATGGTTATCTACTAATCAGATCCCTACATCAGAGGACTATCTAAGAAATGGGATTGTCACTTCAGGAGCTCCACTTGTATTCATGCATCTTTTATTCATGTTGGGGCATGAATTAACAGAGGGCAACAATGACGACATCCATCGGATCATCTCCTGCCCTGCAAAGATCATGAGGCTCTGGGACGACATGGGCAGTGCAAAG GATGAATCGCAAAATGGGCTAGATGGATCATACAAAGAGTTGTACCAAAGAGAAAATCCTAGTGGTGACGTAGAGAAGCACATGCTAGAGATGATTGGGAGTGAATGGGAGTGTATGAACAGGGAATGCTTCTCTTGGACAAAGTCAACACTATCGCATAGCTTCATCATAGCATCACTAAACTTTGCGAGGATGGTCCGCGTCATGTATGGCTATGACGAGCAGAAGCTCCCCGTCCTTGAGGATTATACTAGGATGTTGCTCTTCTAA